In Legionella beliardensis, the following are encoded in one genomic region:
- a CDS encoding vWA domain-containing protein, with translation MFELAMPWFLILIVVPPLLWFFLPPTTLVLPAALKLPFYKALQAIIAKEKSTLASSSRIGLFFIIWTLVVLAAAGPRWIGEPIPLAREGRNIMLALDLSGSMELSDMLLNGQPVSRLTVVKKAAEEFVRARIGDRIGLILFGTQAYLQTPLTFDRHSVLMRIEDATVGLAGKTTSIGDALGLAVKRLQNVPPESRVIILLTDGANNSGVLAPLKAAELAKEDKIKVYTIGLGSEAELQIPNDPFFSFNAGADLDENTLQEIAKLTGGRYFRATDTQSLETIYNTINKLETTSQEQATVRPQKEYYPWPLAMALFLFFYWLLEKIGLLRRFPLPWSRSIRGVTE, from the coding sequence ATGTTCGAACTAGCAATGCCATGGTTTTTAATACTTATTGTAGTTCCGCCACTGCTTTGGTTTTTTTTGCCTCCTACCACCTTAGTTTTGCCTGCGGCCTTAAAGCTGCCATTTTATAAAGCCTTACAAGCAATCATTGCTAAAGAAAAATCAACACTTGCAAGCTCCAGCCGAATTGGCCTATTTTTTATCATTTGGACATTAGTTGTTTTGGCGGCAGCAGGGCCACGTTGGATTGGTGAGCCTATTCCGCTGGCGCGTGAAGGGCGTAATATTATGTTAGCACTTGACTTATCAGGTAGTATGGAACTAAGTGATATGTTACTTAATGGCCAACCAGTTAGCCGTTTAACTGTAGTGAAGAAGGCCGCCGAAGAATTTGTGCGTGCCCGGATAGGAGATAGGATTGGGTTAATTTTATTTGGTACTCAAGCTTACTTACAAACACCCCTAACCTTTGATAGGCATAGTGTATTAATGCGCATTGAGGATGCTACAGTTGGTTTAGCGGGTAAAACGACTTCTATTGGTGATGCGTTGGGACTGGCTGTAAAGCGGCTACAAAATGTGCCCCCTGAAAGCCGAGTTATTATTTTATTAACCGATGGAGCAAATAATTCAGGGGTGTTAGCGCCTTTGAAAGCAGCAGAGTTAGCCAAAGAAGACAAAATTAAAGTTTATACTATTGGCCTAGGATCAGAAGCCGAATTACAAATCCCTAATGATCCATTTTTTAGTTTTAATGCCGGTGCAGACTTAGATGAAAATACCCTGCAGGAAATAGCTAAGCTTACCGGTGGGCGTTATTTTCGTGCAACAGATACTCAATCACTAGAGACTATATATAATACAATTAATAAATTAGAAACGACTTCACAAGAGCAGGCAACAGTGCGGCCGCAAAAAGAGTATTACCCGTGGCCTCTAGCCATGGCCTTGTTTTTATTTTTCTATTG
- a CDS encoding DUF4381 domain-containing protein, protein MVDSQHLAKLHDIHLPAPIGWWPLAPGWYILIGVILLITGIIITLVYRHYVHGLAKRQACKMLADYEHEYDSEGNTAVTCAKISELLRRVALVYFPRQDVASLQGDDWISFLNKTSKGINFKAVRHCLLELPYQNQVQSMNLKPLFTRAHAWIKQRGIPCSN, encoded by the coding sequence GTGGTTGATTCACAGCATTTAGCTAAATTACATGATATCCATTTACCTGCACCAATAGGGTGGTGGCCCTTAGCACCCGGTTGGTATATTTTAATCGGCGTCATACTTCTCATTACTGGCATAATTATTACGCTTGTTTATCGACATTATGTGCACGGGTTAGCAAAACGACAAGCTTGCAAAATGCTTGCTGATTATGAGCATGAATACGATAGTGAAGGAAACACAGCTGTGACTTGTGCAAAGATTTCTGAGTTATTGCGGCGGGTTGCTTTAGTCTATTTTCCGAGACAAGATGTGGCAAGCCTGCAGGGTGATGATTGGATTAGCTTTTTAAATAAGACGTCTAAGGGTATTAATTTTAAAGCAGTTCGTCATTGCTTATTAGAGTTGCCTTATCAAAATCAGGTACAATCAATGAACCTAAAACCTTTGTTTACTCGAGCTCATGCCTGGATAAAACAACGAGGTATCCCATGTTCGAACTAG
- a CDS encoding DUF58 domain-containing protein, with the protein MTYGLITELNELIALRRLVNRKRAPINGRAARAGSHLSRIRGRGMDFAEVRNYQAGDEIRHMEWRVTARTGRPHIKVYQEERERPVILLVDFNPSMFFGTRHAFKSVVAARLAALIAWAAINQEDRIGALLFSPKEHSEFMPKSRQAGALPILAALSSYTQQFQQLQLEDTAVPLNHILMKLNHVTRPGSVIVLISDFYELNEECEKYLSRLKMNNDVLAYHVCDALELSPPKPALYAITNGRQELLLDTTCSTLDKNYKDWCNHQQLKIQTCLKRLQIQYSQVTAEMDLSQLVNQTFPRRRRG; encoded by the coding sequence ATGACTTACGGGCTTATTACAGAACTTAATGAATTAATTGCTTTAAGGCGCCTCGTTAACCGAAAGCGCGCGCCAATAAACGGGAGAGCAGCAAGAGCTGGCAGTCATTTATCGCGCATACGTGGACGCGGTATGGATTTTGCTGAAGTTAGAAACTATCAAGCGGGTGATGAGATACGCCATATGGAGTGGCGGGTAACAGCGCGTACTGGGCGGCCACACATTAAGGTATATCAAGAGGAGCGAGAAAGGCCTGTCATACTGCTTGTTGATTTTAATCCGTCTATGTTTTTTGGTACCCGGCATGCATTTAAATCCGTGGTTGCCGCGCGCCTGGCTGCATTAATTGCCTGGGCTGCAATAAACCAAGAAGACCGAATTGGTGCTCTTTTATTTTCACCTAAAGAGCACAGTGAATTTATGCCAAAATCACGTCAAGCAGGGGCTTTACCGATATTAGCTGCGCTTAGTTCTTACACGCAGCAGTTTCAGCAATTGCAACTAGAAGATACTGCCGTCCCTTTAAATCATATCTTAATGAAGTTAAATCACGTCACTAGGCCAGGCAGCGTTATTGTCTTGATTAGCGATTTTTATGAACTAAATGAAGAATGTGAAAAATACCTTAGTCGGTTAAAGATGAATAATGATGTGCTCGCTTATCATGTTTGCGATGCATTAGAGTTATCTCCGCCTAAGCCTGCCCTCTATGCCATTACCAATGGTAGACAGGAATTGCTACTAGATACGACCTGCTCTACCTTAGATAAGAACTATAAGGATTGGTGTAACCACCAACAGCTTAAAATCCAGACTTGTTTAAAACGCTTACAAATCCAATATTCGCAAGTAACGGCTGAAATGGATTTATCACAGTTAGTTAATCAGACTTTCCCACGGAGGCGACGTGGTTGA
- a CDS encoding AAA family ATPase has translation MEQLDLSKIEMIQQQILQLNDHLNQRILGQKGLISRLLIALLADGHLLVEGAPGLAKTRAVKELSSVVEGKFHRIQFTPDLLPGDLTGTDVFHPQDGSFVFQPGPVFHHLLLADEINRAPAKVQAALLEAMAERQVTIGGKTYPLPELFLVMATQNPIEQEGTYPLPEAQLDRFLMYVRIDYPDAAVEHDILKLARREAAGIYTNQQEVTIRPLDQRTLFAARQHVLRVHMSEALESYLVQLVVATRNPSAYSSELSQWVRFGASPRATIALDRCSKAHAWLAGRDFVTPDDIHAVAHDVLRHRILLSYEAEADGITSDDFIDSLLRLVAIP, from the coding sequence ATGGAGCAGTTAGACCTTAGCAAGATAGAAATGATACAACAGCAAATTTTGCAATTAAATGATCATCTTAATCAACGTATTCTTGGGCAGAAGGGGTTAATCTCACGTTTATTAATTGCCTTGCTTGCTGATGGCCATTTACTTGTTGAAGGCGCACCTGGGTTAGCTAAAACACGTGCTGTAAAAGAGTTGTCTTCTGTTGTTGAAGGTAAATTCCATCGTATACAATTTACACCCGATTTACTACCTGGTGATTTAACGGGTACGGATGTTTTTCACCCACAAGACGGTTCCTTTGTCTTTCAACCAGGGCCAGTTTTCCATCATCTTTTATTAGCTGATGAAATCAATCGCGCGCCGGCGAAAGTACAGGCTGCCTTACTTGAGGCAATGGCTGAGCGGCAAGTCACTATTGGTGGCAAAACCTATCCTTTGCCAGAGCTATTTTTAGTGATGGCAACACAAAACCCAATTGAGCAAGAAGGTACCTATCCTTTACCTGAGGCGCAGCTGGATCGTTTCTTAATGTATGTAAGAATTGATTATCCTGATGCTGCAGTTGAACATGATATTTTAAAATTAGCTAGGCGTGAGGCGGCTGGTATTTATACTAATCAACAAGAGGTGACCATTCGCCCTTTAGATCAAAGGACACTTTTTGCCGCACGTCAACATGTTTTACGAGTGCATATGAGTGAGGCCTTAGAAAGTTACCTAGTACAGCTTGTGGTTGCGACTCGTAATCCATCTGCCTATAGTAGTGAATTAAGTCAATGGGTACGTTTTGGGGCAAGCCCGCGGGCAACCATTGCTCTTGACCGCTGCTCTAAAGCACATGCATGGCTTGCTGGGCGAGATTTCGTAACGCCCGATGACATTCATGCTGTAGCTCATGACGTGCTCAGGCATCGTATCTTATTAAGTTATGAAGCAGAAGCTGATGGTATTACGAGTGATGATTTTATTGATTCCTTATTACGCTTAGTGGCAATTCCTTAG
- a CDS encoding SGNH/GDSL hydrolase family protein — MKSLLNKRNLISALFTLTGLALNVALHATSCQLLFDEPIKVKSELGPISLKDITSHSIIPELTSNVLFYPDELYGLSNGKKQWFFRVNERGPVLQTNYSIYLTDWANNVVPPAGTYAIATYETTRKPKFKQTIDTIGDSITWVRDGRYLRCLLRDQGLRYDFKGSHTDTFGFEHDGEGGDTTQAVLNRINKIPTTDAYFLLIGTNDRTAPENTATNIIKIAKQLSAKNSKATIYISTLLPRNDTYLERNLATNKLLLQTKSICPNCKVIDVGGELYALKNWQQYFPDQIHPNYKGYVELTKIITKQMARANIGTR; from the coding sequence ATGAAATCATTGCTTAATAAAAGAAATTTAATTTCCGCCCTATTTACATTAACTGGTTTAGCGTTAAATGTCGCTCTGCATGCAACCTCATGCCAGCTGCTTTTTGACGAACCCATTAAAGTTAAGTCTGAGCTAGGGCCGATTAGCTTAAAAGATATCACCAGTCACTCTATTATTCCTGAATTAACAAGCAATGTTTTATTTTATCCTGATGAACTATACGGACTTTCTAATGGCAAAAAACAATGGTTTTTTCGCGTGAATGAACGTGGCCCTGTTTTACAAACAAACTATTCTATTTATCTTACCGACTGGGCTAACAACGTAGTACCACCAGCAGGTACCTATGCTATAGCAACTTATGAAACAACACGTAAGCCTAAATTTAAACAAACGATAGATACAATAGGTGACAGCATCACCTGGGTTAGAGATGGACGATATTTGCGTTGCTTACTGCGCGATCAGGGCTTACGCTACGATTTTAAAGGCAGCCACACAGATACGTTCGGCTTTGAGCATGATGGCGAAGGGGGCGATACAACACAGGCTGTCTTAAATCGCATCAATAAAATACCTACAACAGATGCTTATTTCTTACTGATTGGCACCAATGATCGCACGGCGCCAGAAAATACAGCCACTAATATTATTAAGATAGCGAAACAACTTAGTGCTAAAAATAGTAAGGCAACCATCTACATAAGCACCCTTCTGCCGCGCAATGATACTTATTTAGAGCGGAATTTAGCCACTAACAAATTACTCTTGCAAACTAAATCTATTTGCCCTAACTGTAAAGTAATTGATGTGGGTGGTGAGCTCTATGCGCTAAAGAATTGGCAGCAGTATTTTCCTGATCAAATACACCCAAATTATAAGGGTTATGTCGAACTTACAAAAATAATAACCAAACAAATGGCTCGCGCAAACATAGGAACACGTTAG